A genomic region of Fervidobacterium gondwanense DSM 13020 contains the following coding sequences:
- the fliM gene encoding flagellar motor switch protein FliM codes for MSDVLSQEEIDRLLSALSQGEVNIEEVKKEGEEKKVRTYDFLRPQKFSKEQIRTVQMIHENFARSVSTYLSGKLRSFTSVNVVGIDQLTYDEYMKSISNPSFITIYTAREFVGSAIFNMSLEIFYGILDVLLGGPGEVADVKRVPTEIETGIIKKEIVNILTSLSQAWISIHPFIPVVESTETNPQFVQIVPSNEMVLAITFFVNFGKVEGYMSICWPSSVIEPIGEKLTTQSWFKIKQKEITKEHIDNLKENLQKTKLEVIAVIGETTLTLGEVLTLEVGDVIRLREHYTDPIRVEINGRTKFLGKPGQYKGNYAVKVTEVIEEGEEE; via the coding sequence TTGTCCGATGTTCTTAGCCAAGAGGAAATAGATAGGTTATTATCTGCGCTTTCTCAAGGAGAAGTGAATATAGAAGAAGTAAAGAAAGAGGGCGAAGAGAAAAAGGTTCGCACGTATGATTTTTTGCGTCCTCAAAAATTCTCAAAAGAGCAGATAAGAACTGTTCAGATGATTCACGAGAACTTTGCCAGAAGTGTCTCGACATATCTTTCTGGAAAATTGAGGTCGTTTACATCCGTAAACGTTGTTGGTATCGATCAGCTCACGTACGATGAATACATGAAATCCATAAGCAATCCGTCGTTCATAACGATATATACAGCACGTGAATTTGTCGGTAGCGCCATATTTAACATGAGCCTTGAGATATTCTACGGCATTCTGGATGTTCTTCTCGGAGGACCTGGAGAAGTTGCCGATGTTAAACGTGTGCCAACTGAAATAGAAACGGGAATAATCAAAAAGGAGATTGTAAATATACTTACTTCACTGTCTCAAGCCTGGATCTCCATTCACCCATTTATTCCGGTTGTCGAATCAACGGAAACCAACCCGCAGTTTGTCCAGATTGTACCGAGTAACGAGATGGTTTTGGCGATAACATTCTTCGTCAATTTTGGAAAAGTTGAAGGGTACATGAGCATCTGCTGGCCATCATCGGTTATTGAACCGATTGGTGAGAAACTCACAACGCAGAGCTGGTTTAAAATCAAGCAGAAAGAAATTACGAAAGAACATATAGATAATTTAAAAGAAAACCTGCAAAAGACAAAACTCGAAGTTATCGCTGTAATAGGTGAAACTACATTGACACTTGGTGAAGTGCTAACTTTGGAAGTTGGCGACGTCATAAGGCTTAGAGAACACTACACGGATCCAATTCGCGTTGAAATCAACGGAAGAACGAAATTCCTCGGCAAACCAGGACAGTATAAGGGGAATTATGCTGTTAAAGTTACCGAGGTAATCGAGGAAGGTGAAGAAGAATGA
- a CDS encoding flagellar basal body-associated FliL family protein — MPEEMEQQEQGGKKKGGLFNIIKLVAIPLVISLVVSLAVFFVLGSNKQPSQEEQQQAEQAAPTQIKAVVITAGKYQTFMLKGGRDVVVVDSLTLLVGSEPCRAAVGEKNDEIMDALSTIFLSKERFDLVTPAGLDLLKKQIREAVNQITGFTGEKEKLGVLNVYIYIKAISTVQ, encoded by the coding sequence ATGCCTGAAGAAATGGAACAACAAGAGCAAGGTGGAAAAAAGAAAGGCGGGTTATTTAACATAATAAAATTAGTGGCAATTCCACTTGTCATATCTTTGGTTGTAAGTTTGGCAGTTTTCTTTGTTTTGGGATCAAATAAGCAACCAAGCCAAGAAGAACAACAACAAGCTGAGCAAGCCGCACCTACACAGATTAAAGCGGTTGTTATAACCGCTGGAAAATACCAAACCTTCATGCTTAAAGGTGGGCGTGATGTTGTTGTTGTAGACTCACTAACATTGCTTGTCGGCAGCGAGCCGTGTAGGGCAGCTGTCGGTGAGAAAAATGACGAAATAATGGATGCTTTAAGTACCATATTCTTGAGTAAAGAACGATTCGATTTAGTTACCCCGGCGGGATTAGATCTTTTGAAAAAGCAAATAAGGGAAGCTGTTAATCAAATTACGGGTTTTACTGGCGAAAAAGAGAAGTTAGGAGTACTTAATGTATATATATACATAAAAGCGATAAGTACTGTCCAGTGA
- a CDS encoding OmpA/MotB family protein — MAKKEKCVCKSVPEWLNTYGDMVTLLLTFFVLLFAMSSISPGKFQQIVVGLTLALSGNPPSVLTGGQTVSEEALISQKPGVYQELLRISEEYKGKVTIEERDEGTFITLTNFKIFETGSAKLTAEAKEIIEKLGAVILEYTSNIIEVRGYADDRPTTPDSIYPSNWHLSSARASSVVNFMLTELKQKRYVLRYAEVRSGLFDIDYFYSPDRFVPIGRGDVDVNKELKSIKANYDYDISKLQSDYESGKISTEEYQTKRSELTSKYNRDVENTRARYRKIEIVIKRETRGS; from the coding sequence ATGGCTAAAAAGGAAAAGTGTGTTTGCAAGTCCGTCCCTGAATGGCTCAATACATATGGCGACATGGTCACGTTGTTACTGACATTTTTCGTTTTGCTATTTGCGATGTCGAGCATAAGCCCAGGTAAGTTTCAACAGATTGTTGTGGGTTTAACATTAGCTCTGAGCGGCAACCCGCCCAGCGTATTAACAGGTGGTCAAACTGTTAGCGAAGAGGCGCTCATATCTCAAAAACCCGGCGTATACCAAGAGTTACTCAGGATTTCCGAAGAATACAAAGGAAAGGTAACAATTGAAGAGCGTGACGAGGGGACGTTCATTACATTAACAAACTTCAAGATTTTCGAAACAGGGAGTGCTAAACTCACTGCTGAGGCGAAAGAGATAATAGAGAAACTCGGAGCGGTGATACTTGAGTATACTTCGAACATAATTGAAGTTAGAGGATATGCCGACGATAGACCCACGACACCAGACTCGATATATCCATCCAACTGGCACCTTAGCAGCGCCAGAGCATCGAGTGTTGTTAACTTCATGCTCACTGAACTGAAGCAAAAAAGATACGTCTTAAGATATGCAGAGGTTCGTTCTGGACTATTTGATATAGACTACTTTTACTCGCCAGACAGGTTTGTCCCAATTGGAAGAGGCGACGTTGATGTCAACAAAGAATTGAAATCTATTAAAGCTAATTACGATTACGATATTTCAAAACTTCAAAGTGACTACGAAAGTGGTAAAATATCTACGGAAGAATATCAAACAAAACGGTCAGAACTAACGTCAAAGTATAACAGAGATGTCGAAAACACCAGAGCCAGATATCGAAAGATAGAAATAGTAATTAAACGAGAAACAAGGGGTAGTTGA
- a CDS encoding motility protein A, translated as MDITVILGVVVGFGMMVYGIISGQGDFATFINIPSLVITVGGALSSAITANKKNVVFGIVKVIMGAIKEPKIDYVGNLRTLVSFSEKARREGLLSLEANLEEIQDPFFKKAVQLVVDGTEPEVLRTMMEIEIDMATAEMMDQKGFFDSLGTFGPAFGMIGTLVGLIQMLKSLNSPETLGPSMAVALITTLYGSILANIVGIPIAEKIAKRAADLELSKRMILEGVISIQAGENPRVLEEKLKSYLPSAEKVKYEAQIQGAGA; from the coding sequence GTGGACATAACTGTTATTTTAGGTGTTGTCGTTGGTTTCGGAATGATGGTTTACGGTATAATAAGTGGTCAAGGCGACTTTGCGACGTTCATTAACATACCATCTTTGGTCATTACAGTCGGTGGGGCGCTATCCTCGGCAATAACGGCAAACAAGAAAAACGTTGTTTTTGGTATAGTCAAGGTTATAATGGGTGCGATAAAAGAACCGAAGATCGATTACGTCGGAAATCTTCGTACACTCGTTTCATTCTCTGAAAAAGCGAGAAGAGAAGGTTTACTCTCACTTGAAGCGAATTTAGAAGAAATCCAGGATCCTTTCTTCAAAAAAGCTGTACAACTTGTTGTGGACGGTACAGAGCCAGAAGTATTGAGAACTATGATGGAGATTGAAATAGACATGGCCACTGCTGAGATGATGGACCAGAAAGGTTTCTTCGACTCACTCGGTACATTTGGACCGGCATTCGGTATGATCGGAACGCTCGTTGGTTTGATCCAGATGTTGAAGAGCTTGAACAGTCCTGAAACACTTGGACCGTCAATGGCAGTTGCTCTCATAACAACATTGTATGGTTCAATTCTTGCGAACATCGTTGGAATTCCAATTGCAGAAAAAATTGCAAAAAGAGCGGCAGATTTGGAATTATCTAAACGCATGATACTTGAAGGTGTAATATCCATACAAGCTGGTGAAAACCCAAGAGTGCTCGAAGAAAAGCTCAAGTCTTACTTACCAAGTGCAGAAAAAGTGAAATACGAAGCCCAGATTCAAGGGGCTGGTGCATAA
- a CDS encoding flagellar FlbD family protein, with protein MIKVTGMNGKEFYLNAEYIEKIEANPDTTITLYNGRKYIVLEPVQEVVNRIMEYKKKVFLPPLVGDE; from the coding sequence TTGATAAAAGTAACTGGGATGAACGGGAAAGAGTTCTACCTCAATGCCGAATACATAGAAAAAATTGAGGCGAATCCTGACACAACGATAACGTTGTACAACGGTAGAAAGTACATCGTTCTCGAACCAGTTCAAGAAGTGGTGAACAGGATCATGGAATACAAGAAAAAAGTATTCTTACCACCTTTGGTAGGTGATGAATAG
- a CDS encoding flagellar hook-basal body complex protein, whose translation MMRSLYSGVSGLQGFQQEIDVVSNNIANVNTIGFKGARVTYATNFSQILDMSRRASDSTGGTNPKQIGYGIRVASIDKIMNQGSFQNTGKKTDLAIQGEGFFILSNGQRYFYTRAGNFDLDLNGTIVQPTTGLKLQGWIAEVDPMSGRRFVDTNKPIDSIQISSGLSMPAKQTSRMSLAGNLDARVGPEKFVIAINGYGGRTINTKVTFERDFGGLEDTFSDYQIYQGKIDANIDDKIDGKIYMKFDKFGNIVNAGAIKQKLTGTASSGAISLTDPIQQQDGNYLFIIRDSSGKIVDTLSRNVLNGAVTEAITSEKLINGQTYTVEIAASTQEVAPIGLEFDSSNVASTVNGQITRNYTVRYYIENLDGTSTGLSADINSAGTQSLSDASLVAGRQYRIRIEINGKTFGSEIVTAVQDGANGKVSFEYTQGKYGVVRVLRDSVTGDSIGTYNVLLTNGDNTIYDSNLVNGNSYIDEIYQPSKVDLVTIPGSGEPRFYEADNPTNFSVVSFKSPFYTTSTQVYDSLGNPYTLYIDFVKLASVYGEHENAWAFRIRSASGENIKYLSNYDTATEITNGSFGVLRFDKTGRLLGVNSFDPATGEISEGENIDAILFNAGENGDGIVKIKLDLNSMTQFAALADAFVKSQDGNAQGVLESFSISENGDIIGSFTNGLVDVLGKVALATFNNPAGLLELGNSLYGESANSGTMRIGQPGKGGFGSLVAGALEMSNVDLSEEFTKLIIAQRGFQANARTITTADQILQEVVNLRR comes from the coding sequence ATGATGAGGTCACTTTACAGCGGTGTTTCTGGACTTCAGGGATTTCAACAGGAAATAGACGTTGTTAGCAACAACATTGCCAACGTGAACACGATAGGTTTTAAAGGTGCAAGGGTAACCTACGCGACGAACTTCTCTCAGATTCTCGATATGTCAAGAAGGGCGTCAGACAGCACTGGTGGTACGAACCCAAAGCAGATTGGTTACGGTATAAGGGTCGCATCGATAGACAAAATAATGAATCAAGGAAGTTTCCAGAACACAGGTAAGAAGACGGACCTTGCTATCCAAGGTGAAGGTTTCTTCATCCTTTCGAATGGTCAGAGATACTTCTACACAAGAGCTGGCAACTTTGATCTTGACTTAAACGGTACTATAGTCCAGCCGACGACTGGTTTGAAACTCCAAGGTTGGATAGCGGAAGTAGATCCGATGTCTGGCAGAAGGTTTGTTGATACAAACAAACCAATTGATAGCATCCAGATATCTTCTGGTTTGAGCATGCCAGCGAAACAAACATCTCGCATGTCACTTGCTGGAAACCTCGATGCGCGCGTCGGACCTGAAAAATTTGTGATTGCTATAAATGGTTATGGAGGCAGAACTATCAATACTAAGGTAACGTTTGAGAGGGACTTTGGAGGGCTTGAAGATACGTTTAGTGACTACCAGATTTACCAGGGTAAGATAGATGCTAATATAGACGATAAAATAGATGGAAAGATATACATGAAGTTTGACAAATTTGGCAATATTGTTAACGCCGGCGCTATAAAGCAGAAACTCACTGGTACGGCATCAAGTGGCGCCATCTCCCTAACAGATCCAATTCAACAGCAGGATGGAAATTACCTTTTCATAATCAGGGACAGCTCGGGAAAGATTGTTGATACGCTTTCGAGAAACGTTCTGAACGGTGCGGTAACTGAAGCAATCACATCTGAAAAACTCATCAACGGACAGACTTATACAGTTGAAATCGCAGCTTCAACGCAAGAGGTTGCCCCGATCGGTTTGGAATTCGATTCTTCCAACGTTGCATCAACAGTTAATGGCCAAATCACAAGAAATTATACAGTAAGGTACTACATAGAAAATTTAGATGGAACATCGACAGGCCTTTCAGCTGACATAAACTCTGCCGGTACTCAGAGCCTATCTGACGCATCTCTCGTTGCTGGAAGGCAGTACAGGATAAGGATTGAAATAAACGGAAAGACATTTGGGTCAGAAATAGTTACTGCGGTTCAAGATGGAGCTAATGGAAAAGTTTCCTTCGAATACACGCAGGGAAAATACGGTGTGGTAAGAGTGCTTAGAGACTCTGTTACGGGCGATTCGATAGGTACGTATAACGTACTGCTTACAAATGGGGATAACACAATATACGACTCAAACCTCGTGAACGGAAATTCATACATCGACGAAATTTACCAGCCATCGAAAGTTGATTTGGTGACAATCCCGGGATCTGGCGAGCCGAGGTTCTACGAAGCGGACAACCCGACGAACTTCTCTGTTGTATCGTTTAAATCACCCTTCTACACGACATCAACCCAGGTTTACGACTCTCTTGGAAATCCGTACACGCTATACATTGATTTTGTAAAACTTGCCTCCGTTTATGGTGAACATGAGAATGCCTGGGCATTTAGAATCAGAAGCGCTTCCGGTGAAAACATCAAATACCTATCTAATTATGATACGGCGACAGAAATAACAAATGGCAGCTTCGGGGTATTGAGATTCGACAAGACTGGAAGGTTGCTTGGCGTCAATTCGTTTGACCCGGCAACTGGAGAGATTTCGGAAGGCGAGAACATAGATGCAATTCTTTTCAACGCAGGTGAAAATGGTGATGGTATAGTTAAGATAAAGTTAGACCTAAACAGCATGACACAATTTGCCGCATTGGCAGATGCATTTGTAAAATCGCAAGATGGGAATGCGCAGGGTGTTCTTGAGTCGTTCTCCATATCAGAAAATGGCGACATCATAGGTTCATTCACAAACGGGCTTGTTGACGTGCTTGGAAAGGTAGCACTTGCTACATTCAACAACCCAGCTGGTTTACTTGAACTTGGCAACTCGCTGTACGGTGAAAGTGCAAACAGCGGAACGATGCGCATTGGACAACCAGGAAAAGGCGGATTTGGTTCGCTTGTCGCAGGTGCGCTTGAGATGTCTAACGTTGACCTTTCGGAAGAATTTACGAAATTGATTATTGCACAGAGAGGTTTCCAAGCGAACGCGAGAACGATAACAACAGCGGACCAAATACTCCAAGAAGTGGTGAACCTCAGAAGATAA
- a CDS encoding flagellar hook assembly protein FlgD: MMMNVNATSNLFSSVTERTTKKDLDKEAFLRLLTTQLKNQDPLEPMKDRDFIAQMSQLSSLEQIMNMSKSVQTFVDTAAQLYRTQAVSMIGKTAVVKTNTIMVSNGVPETKTFTLNEPANIVVRIYTQDGKLVKEQKLGNVEAGMQLLAWDGKDETGVKVKDGKYVFKILKSTGNGDFEEIPSVESGVVSGVQFDGSNINVVVNSKIYDISEISEIYA; the protein is encoded by the coding sequence ATGATGATGAACGTGAACGCAACGTCTAACCTCTTTTCAAGCGTGACTGAGCGCACGACGAAAAAGGACTTAGACAAAGAGGCATTCTTGAGGTTGTTGACAACTCAACTCAAAAATCAGGACCCACTCGAGCCAATGAAAGATAGGGACTTTATAGCTCAGATGTCCCAGCTCTCGTCGCTTGAACAGATAATGAACATGAGCAAATCCGTTCAAACGTTCGTAGACACAGCAGCGCAACTTTACAGAACGCAAGCAGTCTCCATGATTGGAAAGACTGCCGTTGTAAAGACGAACACGATAATGGTATCAAACGGCGTTCCTGAAACCAAAACGTTTACTTTGAACGAACCAGCGAACATCGTTGTGAGGATATACACCCAGGACGGGAAGCTCGTTAAAGAACAAAAACTAGGTAACGTAGAAGCAGGTATGCAACTTCTTGCTTGGGATGGAAAAGACGAGACAGGTGTCAAGGTAAAAGACGGAAAATACGTATTCAAAATCCTTAAATCAACTGGCAATGGGGATTTCGAAGAAATCCCGAGCGTTGAGAGCGGTGTTGTTTCAGGTGTGCAGTTTGACGGGAGCAACATCAATGTTGTCGTGAACAGCAAGATCTACGATATATCAGAAATATCAGAAATCTATGCTTAG
- a CDS encoding flagellar hook-length control protein FliK codes for MIDLINLTKILGSSEKVQSVIGEINKGLQNGEPFEVVLQRVTNELINNLTQDSSSESANLKIEQNIKPDNAKVVQPGKVLDRTQNSKEMNVDSPNISELETDKSTDQTNVLTSKSEKSNLVREMLLAPLRDKRISDADNKGEPEKQIIELKKLQAGDSENSSDSLEAQKMNDNTGSLNNSEIVDKDLSNTEELKSKLKEFLTEKFKETLHEEQTITVANAQTKSVTDVPTIQQGTKRSTQSENINESEELLSGTPQKNIISNVEKTAKNVAENLEPTIESELKKTITDNSKANLQNKVVNTSVEQRTNNTSMTSPAKEDVKETITSKTVISQDTDQNRSKLVDNSISATGKITQNEPKNESKVERGFVGNNDKTNGEVQKGTEKNASDLASSRLSKNVGQDNSLSGVQYAHTSPISSQTNQNGKNNGVSNVHNYGNGETNIPDRDQKIFETNSRLEVHRNSGALTVGNPVLTQIEEITTNLQFAEDVTLLFSSSHLKTHDGTQKISVQDEKSIKSMIKSNNKAFGETETISYSPLMSPEIGNLAKAISTKLMEFQKEDKKGTDHSIISQPNNQKSIILSALSINPKSSQADSVGFPLLSSEKTGSVGNEAEVNTVVALVNGELIVKKNLPKDVDSPVQKSTTKDDTNTDVKKLSEVVATITLMKRNESDKAVGDSTVRELRGSNIENQGNLQNSNNENITGKNDSITIRNNMQEPSKNKIEIKSFEVEYKLKEEERQSRNIEKPNVSNKFVERLAELTYKNGETRIEQTYQSTNRFELAERLQNAQNLEEIYQRIREFGLSTRLEENVRMKLHPEHLGNLDVELKKEGRILSIVFVAENEKSKELLEKNASYLRDRLTSLDFEVRNVEIKMKEEDNNYEQGRYQRNQGEDQNNQEENRRKSYKQEVSADDDERERNV; via the coding sequence TTGATTGACCTCATAAATTTAACGAAGATTTTGGGAAGTTCAGAGAAAGTACAAAGCGTAATTGGAGAAATTAATAAAGGGCTCCAAAATGGAGAGCCCTTTGAAGTCGTTTTGCAACGCGTTACTAATGAGCTAATAAACAACCTGACACAAGATAGTAGTTCTGAAAGCGCAAATCTTAAAATTGAACAAAATATTAAACCTGATAATGCAAAAGTTGTTCAGCCCGGTAAAGTGTTAGATAGAACTCAAAATTCAAAAGAAATGAATGTTGATAGCCCAAATATATCAGAATTAGAAACGGACAAATCAACAGATCAAACCAATGTATTAACTTCAAAGAGTGAAAAGTCGAATTTGGTTAGAGAGATGTTACTGGCACCTCTAAGAGACAAGAGAATAAGTGATGCAGATAATAAAGGTGAGCCAGAAAAACAAATAATTGAACTTAAAAAACTACAAGCAGGTGATTCTGAAAACTCTTCAGATTCATTGGAAGCTCAAAAGATGAATGATAATACAGGCTCTCTCAATAATTCTGAAATCGTTGACAAAGATTTATCTAACACTGAGGAACTAAAATCCAAGTTGAAAGAATTCCTGACTGAAAAGTTCAAAGAAACTCTGCACGAGGAACAAACAATTACCGTTGCCAACGCACAGACTAAGAGTGTTACAGACGTCCCCACTATCCAGCAGGGGACTAAACGCTCCACGCAAAGCGAGAATATAAACGAATCGGAGGAACTCTTGTCCGGTACCCCTCAAAAAAATATTATCAGTAATGTCGAAAAAACTGCAAAAAATGTAGCGGAAAATCTTGAACCGACCATTGAGAGCGAGCTCAAGAAAACTATAACTGATAATTCAAAAGCTAATCTTCAAAACAAGGTAGTGAATACTTCGGTTGAACAGAGGACAAATAATACTTCAATGACTTCCCCAGCAAAAGAAGATGTCAAAGAAACAATAACCTCTAAAACTGTCATTTCACAAGATACAGATCAGAACAGGAGTAAATTAGTCGATAATAGCATTTCTGCTACCGGGAAGATTACACAGAACGAGCCGAAGAACGAATCTAAAGTAGAGCGCGGTTTTGTTGGGAATAATGATAAGACAAATGGAGAGGTTCAAAAAGGCACAGAAAAAAATGCGAGCGATTTGGCATCAAGTAGGTTGTCTAAAAACGTTGGTCAAGACAATTCTCTGAGCGGTGTTCAGTACGCGCACACGTCTCCGATAAGTAGTCAAACTAATCAAAATGGAAAGAATAACGGTGTAAGTAACGTTCACAATTATGGCAATGGTGAAACTAACATTCCGGATAGAGATCAAAAGATTTTCGAAACCAATTCCAGGTTAGAGGTTCATAGGAACAGTGGTGCACTAACTGTTGGGAACCCAGTACTAACGCAGATCGAAGAAATCACTACAAACTTGCAATTTGCTGAAGATGTTACTCTACTATTCAGCTCGAGTCATTTAAAAACACACGATGGAACGCAAAAAATAAGCGTGCAAGACGAGAAATCCATTAAGTCAATGATTAAATCGAACAATAAAGCCTTTGGTGAAACTGAAACTATCTCGTATTCTCCTTTAATGAGTCCTGAAATTGGAAACTTGGCGAAAGCAATTTCCACTAAGCTTATGGAATTCCAAAAGGAAGATAAGAAAGGAACGGATCACAGCATCATAAGTCAGCCCAATAATCAGAAATCGATAATTTTGTCGGCATTATCAATAAATCCGAAAAGTTCACAAGCGGATAGTGTTGGTTTTCCACTACTAAGTAGTGAAAAAACTGGATCAGTTGGAAATGAGGCTGAAGTAAATACCGTAGTTGCATTGGTAAATGGTGAACTCATCGTTAAAAAGAACTTGCCAAAAGATGTAGATTCACCCGTTCAAAAAAGCACAACAAAAGACGACACGAACACTGATGTGAAAAAACTGTCCGAAGTTGTAGCCACAATCACACTTATGAAAAGAAACGAATCGGACAAAGCAGTTGGTGACTCCACAGTTAGAGAACTGAGGGGCTCGAATATTGAAAACCAAGGAAATTTACAGAATTCAAATAACGAAAATATTACTGGAAAAAATGATAGTATCACAATTAGGAATAATATGCAGGAACCATCGAAAAATAAAATAGAGATAAAATCCTTCGAAGTTGAATACAAACTTAAAGAAGAGGAAAGACAGAGCAGGAATATTGAAAAGCCGAACGTTTCGAACAAATTTGTTGAACGACTTGCTGAGCTGACGTACAAGAATGGAGAAACGAGAATAGAGCAGACGTACCAAAGTACAAACAGATTCGAACTTGCAGAGCGCTTGCAGAATGCTCAGAACCTTGAAGAGATATACCAAAGGATAAGAGAATTCGGTTTGTCCACAAGATTAGAAGAGAACGTACGTATGAAACTGCATCCGGAGCATCTTGGAAACTTGGACGTTGAACTAAAAAAAGAAGGAAGGATTTTAAGCATAGTCTTTGTGGCTGAAAATGAAAAGAGTAAGGAGCTGCTTGAAAAGAACGCGAGCTATTTGAGAGACAGGCTTACATCGCTCGATTTCGAAGTGAGAAATGTTGAAATCAAGATGAAAGAAGAAGACAACAATTACGAGCAGGGAAGGTATCAGAGGAACCAGGGTGAAGATCAAAATAATCAAGAGGAAAATAGAAGGAAAAGTTACAAACAAGAGGTGAGTGCAGATGATGATGAACGTGAACGCAACGTCTAA